In one Pseudomonas sp. MM211 genomic region, the following are encoded:
- a CDS encoding YebC/PmpR family DNA-binding transcriptional regulator: MGAQWKAKPKEAAANARGKIFGRLVKEIMVCARNGADPDMNPKLRLAIHQAKKASMPKDTLDRAIKKGAGLSGETVNFERTTYEGFAPHQVPLIVECLTDNVNRTVAEIRVLFRKGQLGSSGSVAWDFDHVGLIEASSESGADPELAAIEAGAQDFDEADEGNTLFITEPTDLDLVSRALPEQGFTVNSANLGYRPKNPVANLTPEQREEVEAFLEAIDNHDDVQNVYVGLAG; this comes from the coding sequence ATGGGCGCCCAGTGGAAAGCCAAACCTAAAGAAGCCGCCGCCAACGCCAGGGGCAAGATTTTCGGTCGCCTGGTCAAGGAGATCATGGTCTGCGCGCGCAATGGCGCCGATCCGGACATGAACCCCAAGCTGCGCCTGGCCATCCATCAGGCCAAGAAAGCCTCGATGCCCAAGGACACCCTGGATCGCGCGATCAAGAAAGGCGCAGGCCTGAGCGGCGAGACGGTCAACTTCGAACGCACTACCTACGAAGGCTTCGCACCGCACCAAGTGCCGCTGATCGTCGAGTGCCTGACCGACAACGTGAACCGCACCGTAGCGGAGATTCGCGTGCTGTTCCGCAAGGGCCAGCTCGGCAGCAGCGGCTCGGTAGCCTGGGATTTCGACCATGTCGGGCTGATCGAGGCGTCAAGCGAGAGCGGCGCAGACCCGGAGCTGGCAGCTATCGAAGCCGGCGCTCAGGATTTCGACGAAGCCGATGAAGGCAACACCCTGTTCATCACCGAGCCGACGGATCTCGATCTGGTCAGCCGTGCGCTGCCGGAACAAGGCTTCACGGTAAACTCGGCGAACCTCGGCTACCGCCCGAAAAATCCGGTCGCGAACCTGACGCCCGAGCAGCGCGAAGAGGTCGAAGCCTTCCTAGAAGCCATCGACAACCATGACGATGTGCAAAACGTCTACGTGGGTCTGGCCGGCTAA
- a CDS encoding NUDIX hydrolase — protein MPPRTLHIAAACLFDETGRLLLVRKRGTRMFMLPGGKRDEGETPLQTLLRELHEELELHMPESAFMQLGHFSEVAANEADTRVEADIFRALLPHPVLPAAELEELRWLSACDPRTDDLAPLLCRHVLPVIWPSA, from the coding sequence ATGCCGCCACGTACATTGCACATCGCAGCAGCCTGCCTGTTCGACGAAACGGGCCGCTTGCTGCTGGTGCGCAAGCGCGGCACTCGCATGTTCATGCTACCCGGCGGTAAACGTGACGAGGGCGAGACACCGCTGCAGACACTCCTGCGCGAACTCCACGAAGAGCTGGAGCTGCACATGCCCGAGTCGGCGTTCATGCAGCTGGGGCATTTCAGCGAAGTCGCCGCCAACGAAGCGGATACCCGGGTCGAAGCCGATATCTTCCGAGCCCTGCTCCCACACCCCGTATTGCCCGCAGCCGAGCTGGAAGAACTGCGCTGGCTGAGCGCCTGCGACCCACGCACCGACGACCTGGCGCCGTTGCTGTGCCGTCACGTGCTGCCAGTGATCTGGCCAAGCGCCTGA
- a CDS encoding DUF2025 family protein, producing the protein MAITSADICAAADQLKGFVGFNLKTGQHIVRFSEDSFGLDIAEDSITPTSEFVWAVGDTPELMTLKRDRLGLLADMRIDERLNIGEPLRIYLRREDLPEISAQRQLQPSG; encoded by the coding sequence ATGGCTATCACTTCTGCCGACATCTGCGCCGCTGCCGACCAGTTGAAAGGGTTCGTCGGCTTCAACCTCAAGACCGGTCAACACATCGTGCGTTTCAGTGAGGACTCCTTTGGCCTCGATATCGCCGAAGACAGCATCACGCCAACCAGCGAGTTCGTCTGGGCAGTTGGCGACACACCCGAACTGATGACCCTGAAACGCGACCGCCTGGGTTTACTGGCCGATATGCGTATCGACGAACGCCTGAACATCGGCGAGCCGCTGCGCATTTATCTGCGCCGTGAGGATCTACCGGAAATCAGCGCGCAACGGCAGCTGCAACCGAGCGGCTGA
- a CDS encoding GNAT family N-acetyltransferase, with product MPVFCLLPDHLRPLADKFYRSHRSAMRTRSDHQVWIARDGEIVAALCLQKAAHGHWLTSLLVAPARRQQGLAGALIAAALEETDKPTWLFCHPDLQPFYQRLGFQPCNELPTPLAERLARYRRTKTLDAMLR from the coding sequence ATGCCTGTGTTCTGCCTGTTGCCCGATCATCTGCGCCCATTGGCGGACAAGTTCTATCGCAGCCACCGCTCCGCCATGCGTACCCGCAGCGACCATCAGGTCTGGATCGCCAGGGACGGCGAGATTGTCGCCGCACTCTGCCTGCAGAAGGCGGCTCACGGCCACTGGCTGACCAGCCTGCTGGTCGCCCCAGCGCGGCGCCAACAAGGCCTGGCCGGCGCCCTGATCGCCGCGGCGCTAGAGGAGACAGACAAGCCTACCTGGCTGTTCTGCCACCCGGACCTGCAGCCGTTCTACCAGCGCCTGGGTTTTCAGCCCTGCAACGAGTTGCCCACCCCGCTGGCCGAGCGCCTGGCCCGCTACCGGCGTACCAAAACACTGGACGCAATGCTGCGCTGA
- a CDS encoding GGDEF domain-containing protein, with protein MAIQVKRLLARLRKDFQLSIITLMGLFGVLGISPYAVYRALHGNYLVSIADTVIVLSTILAVIHAWRTGDTVKPGVWLAGIFSLCATLITINLGVNGLFWIYPLILFNFFMVSPPRALLATVMVVAALAIYAMLMPGTVFESRYQMLSFLVTALMASVLTFIFAYRTQHQREQLHAWATRDPLTGARNRRVMNDELKIAVASRRRHDISAAVLLIDLDHFKQINDRFGHQAGDQVLVDFVELAQRSVRQEDRLFRFGGEEFLLLLGNTDEQGLFSAAEHLQAQIAEHLSSPGGAVTVSMGGAVLRAGERWEGWLERADQQLYQAKGAGRNRIHIDSDATLEPS; from the coding sequence ATGGCTATTCAAGTGAAGCGTCTGCTTGCGCGGCTGCGCAAGGATTTCCAGCTGTCGATCATCACCCTCATGGGTCTGTTCGGCGTGCTCGGCATTTCACCCTATGCCGTCTATCGGGCCCTGCACGGCAACTACCTGGTCAGCATCGCCGATACGGTGATCGTGCTGTCGACCATCCTGGCCGTCATCCATGCCTGGCGCACCGGCGACACGGTCAAACCGGGGGTCTGGCTGGCCGGTATCTTCTCGCTGTGCGCCACCCTGATCACCATCAATCTGGGCGTCAACGGGCTGTTCTGGATCTACCCGTTGATCCTCTTCAACTTCTTCATGGTATCGCCGCCCAGGGCGCTGCTCGCCACGGTCATGGTTGTCGCGGCACTGGCGATTTACGCCATGCTGATGCCCGGCACGGTATTCGAAAGCCGCTACCAGATGCTGTCCTTTCTGGTCACCGCGCTGATGGCCAGCGTGCTGACCTTCATTTTCGCCTATCGCACCCAGCATCAGCGCGAGCAGCTACACGCCTGGGCCACCCGCGACCCGCTGACCGGCGCTCGTAACCGCCGGGTGATGAACGACGAACTGAAGATCGCCGTGGCCAGCCGGCGCCGGCACGACATCAGCGCCGCGGTGCTGCTGATCGATCTCGACCACTTCAAGCAGATCAACGACCGCTTCGGCCATCAGGCCGGCGATCAGGTGCTGGTGGATTTCGTCGAACTGGCCCAGCGCAGCGTCCGCCAGGAAGATCGGCTGTTTCGCTTTGGTGGTGAAGAGTTTTTGCTGTTGCTGGGCAATACCGATGAGCAAGGATTGTTCTCGGCTGCAGAGCACCTGCAGGCGCAGATTGCCGAGCACCTGAGCAGCCCTGGCGGCGCGGTGACGGTTTCCATGGGTGGAGCGGTGCTACGAGCAGGCGAACGATGGGAAGGCTGGCTGGAGCGTGCGGATCAGCAGCTCTACCAGGCCAAAGGCGCAGGCCGTAATCGCATCCATATCGATAGCGACGCAACCCTCGAACCAAGCTAG
- a CDS encoding cation acetate symporter codes for MIGRILSTLALMALAPTLWADALTGDVQRQAVNTPAILMFLAFVGGTLCITYWASKRSKSTSDFYTAGGGITGFQNGLAIAGDYMSAASFLGISALVFTSGYDGLIYSIGFLVGWPVILFLIAERLRNLGKYTFADVASYRLKQKEIRTLSASGSLVVVAFYLIAQMVGAGKLIELLFGLQYHVAVVLVGILMVMYVLFGGMLATTWVQIIKAVLLLSGASFMAFMVMKHVDFNFNTLFTEAIKVHANGERIMSPGGLVKDPISAISLGLALMFGTAGLPHILMRFFTVGDAKEARKSVFYATGFIGYFYILTFIIGFGAILLVSTNPAFKDAAGALLGGNNMAAVHLANAVGGSIFLGFISAVAFATILAVVAGLTLAGASAVSHDLYASVIKKGNVNEKDELRVSKITTVCLGVLAIGLGILFEKQNIAFMVGLAFSIAASCNFPVLFLSMYWKNLTTRGAMIGGWLGLITAVVLMVLGPTIWVTVLGHEKAIFPYEYPALFSIIVAFVGIWFFSITDKSESAAEERALFLPQFVRSHTGLGASGASSH; via the coding sequence ATGATCGGTCGCATCCTTTCCACTTTGGCCTTGATGGCCCTGGCCCCCACTTTGTGGGCCGACGCGCTGACCGGTGACGTACAGCGTCAGGCGGTCAATACGCCCGCTATCCTGATGTTCCTGGCTTTCGTCGGTGGCACGCTGTGCATCACCTACTGGGCTTCCAAGCGCAGCAAGTCGACGTCTGATTTCTATACCGCGGGGGGCGGTATCACAGGCTTCCAGAATGGCTTGGCAATCGCTGGTGACTACATGTCGGCGGCGTCCTTCCTGGGTATTTCCGCCCTGGTGTTCACTTCCGGCTATGACGGCCTGATCTACTCCATCGGCTTCCTGGTCGGCTGGCCGGTGATCCTCTTCCTGATCGCCGAGCGCCTGCGTAACCTGGGCAAGTACACCTTTGCCGACGTGGCCTCCTATCGCCTCAAGCAGAAGGAAATCCGCACCCTGTCCGCCAGCGGTTCGCTGGTGGTGGTGGCCTTTTACCTGATCGCGCAGATGGTGGGTGCCGGCAAGCTGATCGAGCTGCTGTTCGGCCTGCAATACCATGTGGCGGTCGTGCTGGTCGGTATCCTGATGGTGATGTACGTGCTGTTCGGCGGCATGCTGGCCACCACCTGGGTACAGATCATCAAGGCGGTGCTGCTGCTCTCCGGTGCGTCGTTCATGGCGTTCATGGTGATGAAGCACGTCGACTTCAACTTCAACACCCTGTTCACCGAAGCGATCAAGGTTCACGCCAACGGCGAGAGGATCATGAGCCCCGGCGGCTTGGTGAAGGATCCGATCTCGGCGATTTCCCTCGGCCTGGCGCTGATGTTCGGTACGGCTGGTCTGCCGCACATCCTGATGCGCTTCTTCACTGTTGGTGATGCCAAGGAAGCCCGTAAATCGGTGTTCTACGCCACTGGTTTCATCGGTTACTTCTACATCCTGACCTTCATCATCGGCTTCGGCGCGATCCTGCTGGTCAGCACCAACCCGGCCTTCAAGGACGCTGCTGGCGCTCTGCTGGGCGGCAACAACATGGCGGCGGTGCACCTGGCCAACGCCGTGGGTGGCAGCATCTTCCTGGGCTTCATCTCGGCCGTGGCCTTCGCCACCATCCTTGCGGTGGTTGCCGGTCTGACCCTGGCTGGCGCCTCGGCGGTATCCCACGACCTGTATGCCAGTGTGATCAAGAAGGGCAACGTCAACGAGAAGGATGAGCTGCGCGTATCGAAGATCACCACCGTATGCCTGGGTGTCCTGGCCATCGGCCTGGGTATCCTCTTCGAGAAGCAGAACATCGCCTTCATGGTGGGCCTGGCGTTCTCCATCGCGGCGAGCTGTAACTTCCCTGTGCTGTTCCTGAGCATGTACTGGAAGAACCTGACCACCCGTGGCGCAATGATCGGCGGCTGGCTCGGCCTGATCACTGCCGTGGTGCTGATGGTGCTCGGCCCAACCATCTGGGTCACCGTACTTGGCCACGAGAAGGCGATCTTCCCGTACGAGTACCCGGCGCTGTTCTCCATCATCGTGGCGTTCGTCGGTATCTGGTTCTTCTCGATCACCGACAAGTCCGAATCGGCTGCAGAGGAACGTGCGCTGTTCCTGCCGCAGTTCGTACGTTCGCACACCGGCCTGGGTGCCAGTGGCGCTTCGTCTCACTAA
- a CDS encoding DUF485 domain-containing protein — MNDSIYRRIEQSPHFKELVAKREKFAWILSAIMLGIYVGFILLIAFVPGWLGTRITEGSPITWGIPVGLGVILSAFVLTGIYVRRANSEFDHLNQVILDEVGK, encoded by the coding sequence ATGAACGACAGCATCTACCGGCGGATCGAGCAAAGTCCGCACTTCAAGGAGCTAGTAGCCAAGCGTGAAAAGTTCGCCTGGATACTTTCCGCCATCATGCTTGGCATCTATGTAGGCTTCATCCTGCTCATTGCTTTCGTGCCCGGTTGGCTGGGAACACGGATCACCGAAGGCTCTCCGATCACCTGGGGCATTCCCGTAGGCCTCGGCGTAATCCTCTCGGCCTTCGTGCTGACCGGTATCTACGTGCGCCGTGCCAACAGCGAATTCGACCATTTGAACCAGGTAATCCTGGATGAGGTGGGCAAATGA
- a CDS encoding flavin reductase family protein, giving the protein MDNPIKPVSLDKAYRLLNHGPTVLVSARHDGVDGVMAAAWACALDFDPPKLTVVLDKITATRVLVERSGQFVIQVPTAAQLELTHQVGSRSLNDEPDKLASTGVELFALGDQELPFVAGCSAWLACRLIVEPHNQQTYDLFIAEVTAAWADSRVFSDGRWHFEDADPAWRSIHHVAGGHFYGIGEALSRK; this is encoded by the coding sequence ATGGACAACCCGATCAAGCCGGTGAGCCTGGACAAAGCCTATCGGCTGCTTAACCACGGCCCCACGGTGCTGGTGTCCGCACGTCATGACGGCGTAGATGGGGTGATGGCCGCCGCCTGGGCCTGTGCCCTGGACTTCGATCCGCCCAAGCTGACTGTGGTGCTGGACAAGATCACCGCGACCCGTGTGCTGGTCGAGCGCAGCGGCCAATTCGTCATTCAGGTGCCCACTGCCGCGCAGCTGGAACTGACTCACCAGGTCGGCTCGCGCAGCTTGAACGATGAGCCCGACAAGCTCGCCTCTACCGGCGTCGAGCTCTTCGCCCTTGGCGACCAGGAGCTGCCTTTCGTCGCGGGTTGCTCGGCGTGGCTGGCCTGTCGCCTGATCGTCGAGCCGCATAACCAGCAGACTTACGACCTGTTCATCGCCGAGGTGACCGCCGCCTGGGCCGATTCGCGGGTATTTAGTGATGGGCGCTGGCACTTCGAGGACGCCGATCCTGCCTGGCGCAGCATCCACCACGTAGCCGGCGGTCACTTTTATGGGATCGGCGAGGCGTTGAGCCGCAAATGA
- a CDS encoding amidase, whose translation MIEVTEVSIAQLRAALEAGHTTAVELVKAYLARIDAYDGPQTPTALNAVVVRNPDALCEAEASDARRARGETLGPLDGIPYTAKDSYLVKGLTAASGSPAFKDLLAHRDAFTVERLRAAGAICLGKTNMPPMANGGMQRGVYGRAESPYNANFLTAPFASGSSNGAGTATAASFAAFGLAEETWSSGRGPASNNGLCAYTPSRGVISVRGNWPLTPTMDVVVPYARSMADLLEVLDVVVADDPDTRGDLWRLQPWVPIPSASSVRPDAYQTLAADAGALAGKRFGVPRMFINADPEAGTSESPGIGGPTGQRINTRASVIALWESARKALESAGAEVIDVDFPLVSNCEGDRPGASTVFNRGLVSKAFLHDELWELSAWAFDDFLRANGDPKLNRLADVDGPQIFPHDPGTLPNREDDLAAGMDEYVRMAERGITPWNEIATLPDGLRGLEKTRQIDLEQWMDELKLDAVLFPTVADVGPADADVNPASADIAWSNGIWVANGNLAIRHLGVPTVTVPMGVMADIGMPVGLTFAGRAYDDSALLRLACAYESTGSKRQIPPRTPPLPKAE comes from the coding sequence ATGATCGAGGTAACCGAAGTTTCCATCGCCCAACTGCGCGCGGCGCTCGAGGCAGGTCACACCACGGCGGTCGAACTGGTCAAAGCCTACCTCGCCAGGATCGATGCCTACGACGGCCCGCAGACGCCCACCGCGCTGAATGCCGTGGTAGTGCGTAACCCTGACGCGCTGTGCGAAGCCGAGGCATCAGACGCCCGCCGCGCCCGTGGCGAAACCCTCGGCCCGCTCGATGGCATCCCCTACACGGCCAAGGACAGCTACCTGGTCAAAGGGCTGACCGCCGCCTCGGGCAGCCCGGCCTTCAAGGATCTGCTCGCCCACCGCGACGCCTTCACCGTCGAACGCCTGCGCGCTGCCGGCGCCATCTGCCTGGGCAAGACCAACATGCCGCCGATGGCCAACGGCGGCATGCAGCGCGGCGTCTATGGCCGCGCCGAAAGCCCCTACAACGCCAACTTCCTGACCGCACCGTTCGCCTCGGGCTCATCCAATGGCGCCGGTACCGCCACCGCCGCCAGCTTCGCCGCCTTCGGCCTGGCCGAGGAAACCTGGTCGAGCGGCCGCGGGCCGGCTTCCAACAACGGCCTGTGTGCCTATACGCCGTCACGCGGAGTGATCTCGGTACGCGGTAACTGGCCGCTGACGCCGACCATGGACGTGGTGGTGCCCTACGCGCGAAGCATGGCCGATCTGCTCGAAGTGCTGGACGTAGTCGTCGCCGATGACCCCGACACCCGTGGCGACCTGTGGCGCCTGCAGCCCTGGGTGCCGATTCCCAGCGCCTCCTCGGTGCGCCCCGACGCCTATCAGACACTGGCTGCGGATGCTGGCGCACTGGCCGGCAAACGCTTCGGCGTACCGCGCATGTTCATCAATGCCGACCCCGAAGCGGGCACCAGCGAGTCGCCAGGCATTGGCGGGCCAACCGGGCAGCGCATCAATACCCGCGCCTCGGTGATCGCACTGTGGGAGAGCGCCCGTAAGGCGCTGGAAAGTGCCGGTGCCGAAGTGATCGACGTCGACTTCCCGCTGGTTTCCAACTGCGAGGGCGATCGCCCTGGCGCCTCGACGGTGTTCAACCGCGGCCTGGTTTCCAAAGCGTTTCTGCATGACGAACTGTGGGAGCTGTCGGCCTGGGCCTTCGATGATTTCCTGCGTGCCAATGGCGATCCGAAACTGAACCGTTTGGCGGACGTCGATGGGCCGCAGATTTTCCCCCACGACCCAGGCACCCTGCCCAACCGCGAGGACGATCTGGCCGCCGGGATGGACGAATACGTGCGCATGGCCGAACGCGGCATCACCCCGTGGAACGAGATCGCCACGCTGCCAGACGGCCTGCGCGGGCTGGAGAAGACCCGGCAGATCGATCTCGAACAATGGATGGACGAGTTGAAGCTCGACGCCGTGCTCTTCCCCACCGTCGCTGACGTGGGGCCGGCGGATGCCGACGTCAACCCGGCCTCCGCAGACATTGCCTGGAGCAACGGCATCTGGGTCGCCAACGGCAACCTCGCCATTCGCCACCTCGGCGTACCCACGGTCACTGTGCCGATGGGTGTGATGGCGGATATCGGCATGCCAGTCGGGCTGACCTTCGCCGGCCGCGCCTACGATGACTCGGCGCTGCTGCGCCTGGCCTGCGCTTACGAGTCGACCGGTTCGAAACGCCAGATTCCACCGCGCACCCCGCCGCTGCCGAAGGCTGAGTGA
- a CDS encoding AzlC family ABC transporter permease: MLSNSDKNLQAINLSIAWDGFKAFLPISAFVVLFGLAFGLAATQTGLSTETSLVMSALVFAGASQFAALDLWGTHIPLVPLALTVFAINARHLLMGATLHPWLSNLPPAKRYGVMLVASDANWAMSMQAFGSGKPGLGLLLGGGIALWLAWLLGTWLGIYFGSAIDDPVSFGLDMVMGCFLLAMVVGGQKNLRILIIWAIAACASLLAYWYLPSNSHVVVGALAGGMLGALWMEKKA, from the coding sequence ATGTTGTCGAACAGCGATAAAAATCTGCAAGCAATCAACCTTTCTATCGCCTGGGATGGGTTCAAGGCATTCCTGCCTATTTCGGCTTTCGTGGTGCTGTTCGGCCTGGCTTTCGGGCTGGCCGCCACGCAGACCGGGTTGAGTACCGAGACCAGCCTCGTCATGAGCGCACTGGTCTTCGCCGGGGCATCACAGTTCGCAGCGCTGGATCTGTGGGGCACCCACATACCGCTGGTGCCTCTGGCGCTGACGGTATTCGCCATCAACGCCCGCCACCTGTTGATGGGCGCAACGCTTCACCCCTGGCTGAGCAACCTGCCGCCAGCCAAGCGCTACGGCGTCATGCTAGTCGCCTCCGATGCCAACTGGGCCATGTCCATGCAGGCCTTCGGCTCTGGCAAGCCAGGACTGGGGCTGCTGCTCGGTGGCGGTATAGCGTTGTGGTTGGCCTGGCTGCTGGGAACCTGGCTGGGCATCTACTTCGGCAGCGCCATTGACGACCCGGTGAGCTTTGGCCTGGACATGGTCATGGGCTGCTTTCTGCTGGCCATGGTCGTCGGCGGCCAGAAGAACCTGCGGATATTGATCATCTGGGCAATTGCTGCGTGCGCCTCGCTGCTGGCCTACTGGTATTTACCCAGCAATAGCCATGTAGTCGTCGGCGCACTGGCGGGCGGCATGCTCGGTGCCCTGTGGATGGAGAAGAAAGCATGA
- a CDS encoding AzlD family protein, whose protein sequence is MMLESTGSGAMIVVIVMAVVTLATRWGGIFVMSFVPINLRTQQFISAMSGSVLVALLAPLALEGDNGARLALLSTAIVMLLVKKPLPAIAAGILVAALVRQTGL, encoded by the coding sequence ATGATGCTCGAATCGACTGGTTCCGGCGCCATGATCGTCGTCATCGTGATGGCAGTGGTGACGCTCGCCACCCGCTGGGGCGGTATTTTCGTCATGTCCTTCGTGCCGATAAACCTCAGAACCCAGCAGTTCATCAGCGCCATGTCCGGCTCGGTGCTGGTGGCACTGCTGGCTCCGCTGGCGCTGGAGGGTGACAACGGTGCACGGCTGGCATTATTGAGCACGGCAATCGTCATGCTGCTGGTCAAGAAGCCACTTCCAGCGATTGCCGCAGGGATACTGGTTGCTGCTCTCGTCAGGCAAACGGGGCTGTAA
- a CDS encoding cation diffusion facilitator family transporter — protein MKTEQGILRLSIAVTLLLAGGGIVFGLLSGSFSIVFDGVYSLADASMSGLALIVATLIRKHTSNSDANRRLIERFNMGFWHLEPMVLALNGTLLCGVTLYALINAVGSLLAGGKPLDFGFAIIYALVATIACFSLAVLEFRANKLIRSDFVALDAKAWVMSGSISLALLIAFLLGELTASTAYGWLGPYIDPAVLAIICLVILPMPLLTIRQALADILLVTPPALKMHVDEVASGVVAQQGFVGYEAYVAKVGRALQVELYFIVPADWPAQTLDDWDRLRDAIGEAIGDEGPNRWLTIAFTTDPQWAR, from the coding sequence ATGAAAACAGAACAAGGCATCCTGCGCCTATCCATCGCCGTCACCCTGCTGCTAGCGGGTGGAGGTATCGTCTTCGGCCTCTTGTCGGGCTCCTTCTCCATCGTCTTCGACGGCGTCTATTCGCTCGCCGATGCCAGCATGAGCGGCCTGGCGCTGATCGTGGCTACCCTGATCCGCAAGCACACGTCCAACAGCGACGCCAACCGCCGCCTCATCGAACGTTTCAATATGGGGTTCTGGCACCTGGAACCCATGGTGCTGGCGCTCAACGGCACGCTGTTGTGCGGCGTGACGCTGTACGCGCTGATCAACGCGGTAGGCAGCCTGCTGGCAGGCGGCAAACCCCTCGATTTCGGCTTCGCGATCATCTACGCGCTCGTCGCAACCATCGCCTGCTTCAGCCTTGCCGTCCTGGAGTTCCGCGCCAACAAGCTTATCCGCTCGGACTTCGTGGCCCTGGATGCCAAGGCCTGGGTGATGTCCGGGAGCATCTCGCTGGCATTGTTGATCGCCTTCTTGCTAGGCGAACTGACCGCCTCGACCGCCTACGGCTGGCTTGGCCCGTACATCGACCCGGCGGTACTGGCGATCATCTGCCTGGTGATTCTGCCCATGCCGCTGCTGACCATCCGCCAGGCGCTGGCCGATATCCTGCTGGTCACGCCGCCAGCGCTGAAAATGCACGTCGACGAGGTGGCTTCCGGGGTAGTGGCCCAGCAGGGTTTCGTCGGCTACGAGGCCTACGTGGCCAAGGTGGGCCGCGCCCTGCAGGTCGAGCTGTACTTCATCGTGCCTGCAGACTGGCCAGCCCAGACCCTGGACGACTGGGATCGGCTGCGCGACGCCATCGGTGAAGCGATTGGCGACGAAGGCCCCAACCGCTGGCTGACCATCGCCTTCACCACCGATCCGCAATGGGCTCGCTAG
- a CDS encoding LysR family transcriptional regulator, protein MDRITAAKVLLETVARGSISAAAAHLDMSRAMATRYIASMEEWAEARLLHRTTRKLSLTAAGEQVLPICRSLVALSDDVRALGVEAEREPKGLLRITASSIFAEYCLTDTLMAFLQRHPAVSIDLQIVDRMTNLAEDGIDLAIRVTNELDPSVIAKKLGEVCSFICASPAYLERHGWPSDIRDLAAHNCLTYAYYGRSIWHFNSGGENTMVPVTGCFSTNEASIVVRAAMSGTGIAMLPHFAAEQAIRDGRLVRLFPAAEIKPLGIYAVYLSRQRMPTALRALIDFLSTHLAV, encoded by the coding sequence ATGGATCGCATCACGGCCGCCAAGGTGCTTCTGGAGACGGTCGCGCGTGGCAGCATCTCGGCGGCCGCGGCTCACCTCGACATGTCGCGAGCGATGGCGACCCGTTACATCGCCTCCATGGAGGAGTGGGCCGAAGCCCGGCTGCTGCATCGCACCACCCGCAAGCTCAGCCTGACGGCGGCGGGGGAGCAGGTGTTGCCGATCTGCCGATCGCTGGTGGCCTTGTCCGATGATGTGCGGGCGTTGGGCGTGGAGGCCGAGCGTGAACCCAAGGGGTTGCTGCGCATCACCGCGTCCTCGATCTTTGCTGAGTACTGCCTGACCGATACGCTGATGGCATTCCTGCAGCGGCACCCGGCCGTTTCCATCGATCTGCAGATCGTCGATCGCATGACCAATCTGGCGGAAGATGGAATCGATCTGGCGATCAGGGTCACCAACGAGCTCGATCCCAGCGTGATCGCGAAAAAGCTCGGTGAGGTGTGCTCGTTCATCTGCGCGAGCCCGGCGTACCTCGAGCGCCACGGCTGGCCGAGCGATATCCGCGATCTGGCGGCACACAATTGCCTCACCTATGCCTACTACGGGCGCAGCATCTGGCACTTCAATAGCGGCGGCGAAAACACCATGGTGCCGGTCACGGGGTGCTTCAGCACCAACGAGGCGTCCATCGTCGTACGTGCGGCCATGAGTGGAACCGGAATCGCCATGCTGCCGCATTTCGCTGCCGAACAAGCGATCAGGGACGGGCGCCTGGTACGCCTGTTCCCGGCAGCGGAGATAAAGCCGCTGGGCATCTACGCCGTGTACCTGTCCAGGCAGCGGATGCCGACAGCGCTACGCGCGCTGATCGACTTTCTGTCCACGCACCTGGCGGTGTGA